A region of Paucidesulfovibrio longus DSM 6739 DNA encodes the following proteins:
- a CDS encoding THUMP domain-containing class I SAM-dependent RNA methyltransferase codes for MSETYPLLITCPKGLSSWLRAEVEALGLPVRRELPLGVETQGGLEEAMRLNLWLRTGHRVLLELRHFHAPDASLLHARAVKLPWEEWIPEDGYVTVSAAVNNRGREHSGHAALKIKDAVVDRIRKKTGQRPDSGPDQRGASVFLYWQGDSATLYLDTSGEPLARRGYKLQPHKAPLQETLAAGIVMAAGHKRGLFVNPMCGSGSLGCEAALMSLNRAPGLLRERFAFMGLKTYDPGAFQRLCAEARAAEHDSPGGRIVLTDHDPAAVAAARANAERAGLAPFLEFAVCDFRETEVPEATEEQPGCVILNPEYGMRLGEEDVLGEVYSAIGDFFKQRCSGYTGGVFTGNPILAKRVGLKTRRRIPFFNAKIECRLLLYELYQGSRKGE; via the coding sequence ATGTCTGAAACCTATCCTTTACTGATCACCTGCCCCAAGGGGTTGTCCTCCTGGCTGCGCGCCGAGGTCGAGGCCCTGGGCCTGCCCGTGCGCCGCGAACTGCCGCTCGGCGTCGAAACCCAGGGCGGCCTGGAAGAGGCCATGCGCCTGAACCTCTGGCTGCGCACCGGCCACCGCGTGCTGCTGGAGCTGCGGCATTTTCACGCTCCGGACGCGAGCCTGCTGCACGCCCGCGCCGTCAAGCTGCCCTGGGAGGAGTGGATTCCCGAGGACGGCTACGTGACCGTGAGCGCCGCCGTGAACAATCGGGGCCGCGAGCACTCGGGCCACGCCGCGCTCAAGATCAAGGACGCCGTGGTGGACCGCATCCGCAAGAAAACCGGGCAGCGCCCGGATTCCGGCCCGGACCAGCGCGGAGCCTCGGTATTCCTCTACTGGCAGGGCGACAGCGCCACGCTCTATCTGGACACCTCCGGCGAGCCCCTGGCGCGGCGCGGCTACAAGCTCCAGCCCCACAAGGCCCCGCTCCAGGAAACCCTGGCCGCGGGCATCGTCATGGCCGCCGGACACAAGCGCGGACTTTTCGTGAACCCCATGTGCGGCAGCGGCTCCCTGGGCTGCGAGGCGGCGCTCATGAGCCTGAACCGCGCGCCGGGCCTGCTGCGCGAACGCTTCGCCTTCATGGGCCTGAAGACCTACGACCCCGGCGCGTTTCAGCGCCTGTGCGCCGAGGCCCGCGCCGCAGAGCACGACTCCCCCGGCGGGCGCATCGTGCTCACGGACCACGACCCCGCTGCCGTGGCCGCTGCCCGCGCCAATGCCGAGCGGGCCGGGCTGGCCCCCTTCCTGGAGTTCGCAGTCTGCGATTTTCGGGAAACGGAAGTCCCGGAAGCGACCGAAGAGCAGCCGGGCTGCGTGATCCTCAACCCGGAATACGGCATGCGCCTCGGCGAGGAGGACGTCCTGGGCGAGGTCTATTCGGCCATCGGCGATTTCTTCAAGCAGCGCTGCTCCGGCTACACGGGCGGCGTGTTCACGGGAAATCCGATCCTGGCCAAGCGCGTGGGGCTCAAGACTCGTCGGCGCATCCCGTTCTTCAACGCCAAGATCGAATGCCGCCTGCTGCTCTACGAACTGTACCAGGGCAGCCGCAAAGGGGAATGA